One Anaerolineae bacterium DNA segment encodes these proteins:
- a CDS encoding DNA topoisomerase 4 subunit A translates to MAERVTPVGIESEMRQSYLDYAMSVIVARALPDARDGLKPVQRRIIYAMGEMSLRHDTPYRKSARIVGEVLGKYHPHGEAAVYETMVRMAQDFSLRYPLVDGQGNFGSVDGDSAAAMRYTEARLAAISREMLQDIDKDTVDFSANFDESLQEPDVLPARLPNLLVNGSSGIAVGMSTNVPPHNLTEVCDALAYLLDRYDKAEDVDVEDVMRFIRGPDFPTGGILYSGGTEGADGDNPLRRAYATGRGQVRLRAKVMVEEGVRGGKRLVVTELPYQTNKARLIERIAELVRAERLTGVADLRDESDRDGMRLVVETTRSADPRQVLADLFRLTPMETTLSIILLALVDGEPRTCSLKRLLLEYIEHRLVVTRRRSEHDLARAREREHVLAGLLIALANIDEVIDTIRRSRTPETARANLIRRFRLTEVQAQAILDMQLRRLASLERKKLEEEHEQCLATIADLEELLADPAKMRALIKREVQELKSLYGDERRTQILPGAPDTEILTVTDLLPDREVLVLVDGQNRVAQQTLPQRLRIPRGVVLASLANLRDRIGFVTEGGSMLVTPVHRLPEGQPGDAPGLYSDNGAASRIVSLVRLTPADEGRALLLATAQGKVKRIDWTTTSVGWSPVLRLDDGDGVVAAVLAGDGETVVLASSAGQAIAFEADQVRVTGLSAGGVAGIRLGDGERVVAAAPLTGAQHLMVLSARGNLKRVTLRGWRSQNRGGAGIVLMATDEKTGEVAGAAPVGEGDRVLLVGSLGTAEVLVARSVPVMGRNTKGRALAKLKKRERAVAVMTLPEARRT, encoded by the coding sequence GTGGCTGAGCGAGTCACGCCGGTGGGGATCGAGAGCGAGATGCGGCAGTCCTACCTGGACTACGCCATGAGCGTCATCGTCGCTCGCGCTCTGCCCGACGCTCGCGATGGGCTGAAGCCGGTGCAGAGGCGCATCATCTACGCCATGGGCGAGATGTCGCTCCGGCACGACACGCCCTATCGCAAGAGCGCCCGCATCGTGGGCGAAGTCCTGGGCAAGTACCACCCGCACGGCGAGGCAGCAGTCTACGAGACCATGGTGCGGATGGCTCAGGACTTCTCCCTGCGCTACCCGCTGGTGGACGGCCAGGGCAACTTCGGGTCTGTGGATGGGGACTCGGCGGCGGCCATGCGCTATACCGAGGCTCGCCTGGCGGCCATCTCGCGGGAGATGCTGCAGGACATAGACAAGGACACGGTGGACTTCAGCGCCAACTTCGATGAGTCGCTTCAGGAGCCGGACGTCCTGCCTGCGCGGCTGCCCAACCTGCTGGTCAACGGGTCCTCGGGCATTGCGGTGGGCATGTCCACCAACGTCCCGCCTCACAATCTGACAGAGGTGTGTGACGCTCTGGCGTACCTGTTGGACCGCTACGACAAGGCCGAGGATGTGGACGTCGAAGACGTGATGCGGTTCATCCGTGGGCCCGACTTCCCCACCGGCGGCATCCTCTACTCCGGGGGGACAGAAGGCGCCGACGGAGATAACCCTCTGAGGCGCGCCTACGCCACCGGGCGTGGCCAGGTCCGACTGCGGGCCAAGGTGATGGTGGAGGAGGGCGTCCGCGGTGGCAAGCGGCTGGTTGTGACCGAGCTGCCCTACCAGACCAACAAGGCCCGCCTGATCGAGCGAATCGCCGAACTGGTGCGAGCAGAACGGCTGACGGGGGTGGCCGACCTAAGGGACGAGTCGGACCGCGACGGCATGCGGTTGGTGGTGGAGACGACCCGCTCTGCTGATCCCAGGCAGGTGCTCGCTGATCTGTTTCGGCTAACGCCGATGGAAACCACTCTCAGCATCATCCTGCTCGCCCTGGTGGACGGAGAGCCCCGCACCTGCTCCCTCAAGCGGCTGCTCCTGGAGTACATCGAGCACCGACTGGTCGTCACCCGGAGGCGCAGCGAACACGACCTGGCCCGCGCCCGGGAGCGGGAGCACGTTCTGGCGGGACTTCTCATCGCCCTGGCTAACATAGACGAGGTCATTGACACCATCCGCCGCTCGCGCACGCCGGAGACGGCGCGGGCCAACCTGATCCGTCGGTTCAGGCTCACCGAGGTGCAGGCACAGGCGATACTCGACATGCAGCTGCGTCGCCTGGCCTCGCTGGAGCGCAAGAAGCTGGAAGAAGAGCACGAGCAGTGTCTGGCTACCATCGCTGACCTGGAGGAACTGCTGGCAGACCCGGCCAAGATGCGCGCCCTGATCAAGCGGGAAGTGCAGGAACTGAAATCCCTCTATGGGGACGAGCGCCGCACCCAGATCCTGCCCGGCGCCCCCGATACCGAGATACTCACCGTAACCGACCTGCTTCCCGACCGTGAGGTGCTGGTCCTGGTGGACGGACAGAACCGGGTGGCGCAGCAAACGCTTCCCCAAAGGCTGCGGATTCCGCGCGGTGTAGTCCTGGCCTCACTGGCCAACTTGAGGGACCGGATCGGGTTCGTGACCGAGGGCGGGAGTATGCTGGTGACGCCCGTCCACCGCCTGCCGGAAGGCCAGCCCGGGGATGCGCCCGGCCTCTACTCCGACAACGGAGCTGCAAGCCGGATAGTATCCCTGGTGCGGCTCACGCCGGCCGATGAGGGAAGGGCGCTCCTGCTGGCAACCGCCCAGGGCAAGGTCAAGCGGATAGACTGGACCACGACGTCGGTGGGCTGGAGCCCCGTGCTCCGCCTGGACGACGGCGACGGAGTCGTGGCCGCGGTGCTGGCCGGCGATGGGGAGACCGTGGTGTTGGCGTCATCCGCGGGGCAGGCGATCGCCTTCGAGGCCGATCAGGTCCGGGTGACGGGGCTGTCGGCGGGAGGAGTGGCAGGCATCCGCCTGGGCGATGGCGAGCGGGTGGTGGCGGCGGCGCCGCTGACCGGTGCTCAGCACCTGATGGTCCTCAGCGCCAGGGGTAACCTGAAGCGGGTGACACTGCGGGGTTGGCGAAGCCAGAACCGCGGCGGCGCCGGCATAGTGCTGATGGCGACGGACGAGAAGACGGGAGAAGTGGCAGGCGCCGCGCCGGTGGGCGAAGGCGACCGGGTACTGCTGGTAGGGTCCCTCGGAACGGCCGAGGTGCTGGTGGCCAGGTCGGTGCCGGTCATGGGCCGGAACACCAAGGGTCGGGCTTTGGCGAAGCTCAAGAAGCGGGAGAGAGCGGTGGCGGTGATGACGCTGCCTGAGGCGCGGCGAACCTAA
- a CDS encoding metallophosphoesterase family protein — MKKLREAIEHLRCLVIADVHANLAAFEAVLADAGPFDEVWCLGDLVGYGPDPNECVERIREMKHRAVAGNHDYAAVGQVSLRHFNDSARMAAEWTAATLERDNRIYLQSLPLQQEIGDYTLVHGSTRSPVWEYIDSSQAALENLDLQPARYCLVGHTHVPVVFRETTGLIRRAREWRLRGDLTTIHLDAAKTILNPGSVGQPRDGDPRAAYMLLEPDTGLAEVRRVEYPIERTQGRIAAFGLPERNAFRLALGR, encoded by the coding sequence ATGAAGAAGCTGAGGGAGGCCATAGAGCACTTGCGCTGCCTGGTGATCGCCGACGTCCACGCCAACCTGGCGGCCTTCGAGGCCGTTCTGGCGGACGCCGGCCCCTTCGACGAGGTCTGGTGTCTGGGCGACCTGGTGGGGTACGGCCCCGACCCGAACGAGTGCGTGGAGCGGATACGCGAAATGAAGCACCGGGCCGTCGCGGGCAACCACGACTACGCTGCGGTGGGCCAGGTCAGCCTCAGGCACTTCAATGACAGCGCCCGCATGGCGGCGGAGTGGACGGCTGCCACACTCGAACGGGACAACCGGATCTACCTGCAGTCGCTGCCCTTGCAGCAGGAGATCGGCGACTACACCCTGGTGCACGGCAGTACCCGCTCTCCCGTGTGGGAGTACATTGATAGCTCCCAGGCCGCCCTCGAGAACCTCGACCTGCAGCCGGCGCGCTACTGCCTGGTAGGGCACACCCACGTCCCGGTGGTGTTCCGCGAGACGACCGGCCTCATCCGCCGGGCGCGGGAGTGGCGCCTTCGCGGTGACCTTACGACCATCCACCTGGACGCCGCCAAGACCATCCTGAACCCTGGCAGCGTGGGTCAGCCGCGCGATGGCGACCCGCGGGCGGCCTACATGCTCCTGGAGCCGGACACGGGTCTGGCCGAAGTGCGCCGGGTGGAGTATCCCATCGAACGCACCCAGGGGCGCATAGCGGCCTTCGGCCTACCCGAGCGGAACGCGTTCCGCCTCGCTCTGGGTCGGTAG
- the ftsY gene encoding signal recognition particle-docking protein FtsY yields the protein MLRGRIQGILGAGDITEEMWEDLEETLIQADVGAGAAVGLVKRVRKRVADGEASSAPEVEALLKQEMLAVLGRQAEHADEEPRLLTVVLIVGVNGSGKTTTAAKLARYYTGKGHKVMLAAGDTFRAAAIDQLRIWAERAGVGVVAHQPNSDPGAVVYDAIRACRARGADVLIVDTAGRLHTKYNLMAELKKIADVARRNVHRAPHEVFLVLDATTGQNAIQQARHFREAAGLTGVVLAKLDGTAKGGVVFSIAEDLQVPVRFVGTGESIDDLAVFDAEAFVNGLFEGGNE from the coding sequence ATGCTGCGAGGGCGCATCCAGGGCATCCTTGGTGCCGGCGACATTACCGAGGAAATGTGGGAAGACCTGGAGGAGACTTTGATCCAGGCCGACGTGGGCGCCGGTGCAGCCGTGGGGCTGGTGAAGCGGGTGCGCAAGCGCGTCGCTGACGGCGAGGCCTCTTCGGCGCCGGAGGTGGAGGCGCTGCTCAAGCAGGAGATGCTGGCCGTGCTGGGCCGGCAGGCCGAGCACGCCGATGAGGAACCCCGGCTGCTCACCGTGGTTCTCATCGTGGGCGTCAACGGATCCGGGAAGACCACGACCGCGGCCAAGCTGGCCCGCTACTACACCGGCAAGGGGCACAAGGTGATGCTGGCCGCCGGAGACACCTTCAGGGCGGCGGCCATTGACCAGTTGCGCATCTGGGCGGAGCGGGCCGGCGTGGGGGTCGTCGCTCACCAGCCCAATTCGGATCCGGGCGCAGTGGTGTATGACGCCATTCGGGCCTGTCGTGCCCGAGGGGCAGACGTGCTAATCGTGGACACGGCTGGGCGATTGCACACCAAGTACAACCTGATGGCCGAGCTCAAGAAGATCGCCGACGTGGCTCGCCGAAACGTGCACCGGGCCCCACACGAGGTGTTCTTGGTCCTAGACGCGACTACGGGCCAGAATGCCATCCAGCAAGCCCGGCACTTCCGGGAGGCGGCTGGACTCACCGGGGTGGTCCTGGCCAAGTTGGATGGCACCGCCAAGGGGGGAGTGGTGTTCTCCATCGCCGAAGACCTGCAAGTGCCGGTTCGGTTCGTGGGCACCGGTGAGAGCATAGACGATCTGGCTGTCTTCGATGCCGAGGCGTTCGTCAACGGCCTGTTCGAAGGCGGCAACGAGTAG
- a CDS encoding ATP-dependent Clp protease ATP-binding subunit, giving the protein MADNAERFFTRLARRVLMLAQEEAERLNHSYIGTEHLLVGLVREREGVAHQVLVDLGARPERVREAVERLVGRGESRPTTPLTLTPRSKRVLELGVDEARRMNRKQVDTEHLLLGLVREGQGVAVDILRSLGISPSRVRARVLQAESTSASEERPEVRQRRETKTPVMDQLGTDLTTLADTNSLDPIVGRQKEIERVIQILSRRTKNNPALIGEPGVGKTAIVEGLAQRMVSGDIPDNLLNRRVVMLDVGSLVAGTMYRGQFEERLKKVIEEVKKTQTILFIDEMHMLVGAGAANSSVDAANILKPALARGEVQCIGATTLNEYRKHIESDAALERRFQPVMVDEPTVEETIEILRGIKERYEEHHRLRIRDESLEHAARLAARYIHDRYLPDKAIDVIDEAASRVRMYRGQQQTTLQDAMRNLKALQQEKEEAFSAQRFEEAARLRAQERELREEIEELRMVEPTHEKGLEVTPEDVAEVVAMWTGVPVARIADEEGERLLKMEDALHKRIVGQEEAISAVARAVRRARAGLKDPKRPIGSFLFLGPTGVGKTELAKTLAEFLFGSEDALLQLDMSEFTERHSVARLVGAPPGYVGYEDAGQLTEAIRRRPYSVVCFDEIEKAHPEALNMLLQIMEDGHLSDAKGHQVNFQNTVVIMTSNIGADVISRQAQIGFSLARSHSEEQQASDYKDMRNKLLNELRRTFRPEFINRIDSVIVFKPLSEEEIERIVELEVAKVSERLHQQHIRVTVTDSARRHLSEQGYDRNFGARPLRRVIQQTIEDELSEAFLKGEVQEGDWVEFDYADDEMRFTIREEGEGGDQAEKELPAVLS; this is encoded by the coding sequence ATGGCTGACAACGCTGAACGTTTCTTCACCAGATTAGCGCGCCGCGTACTGATGCTGGCCCAGGAAGAAGCGGAGCGGCTCAATCACAGTTACATCGGGACCGAGCATCTGCTGGTGGGGCTGGTCAGAGAGCGCGAAGGCGTGGCGCACCAGGTCCTAGTTGACCTTGGTGCCCGGCCGGAGAGAGTACGTGAGGCAGTAGAGCGCCTGGTCGGCAGAGGCGAGAGCCGGCCGACCACACCCCTGACACTGACGCCGCGCAGCAAGCGAGTGTTGGAGCTCGGCGTAGACGAAGCCCGGCGCATGAACCGAAAGCAGGTTGACACTGAGCACCTACTGCTGGGGCTGGTGCGCGAGGGCCAAGGGGTGGCTGTCGATATCCTTCGGTCACTCGGGATTTCACCGTCGAGGGTGCGCGCTCGCGTCCTCCAGGCGGAGAGCACCAGCGCTTCCGAGGAGAGACCTGAAGTGCGACAGCGACGGGAAACGAAGACACCGGTTATGGATCAGTTGGGGACGGATCTCACTACGCTGGCCGACACAAACTCGCTAGACCCCATCGTGGGCCGGCAGAAGGAAATCGAGCGGGTTATCCAAATACTCTCTCGTCGAACCAAGAACAACCCTGCTCTCATCGGCGAGCCCGGAGTGGGCAAGACGGCCATCGTGGAGGGGCTGGCCCAGCGCATGGTGAGCGGCGACATCCCAGATAACCTGCTGAACCGCCGGGTGGTGATGCTGGATGTGGGCTCTCTGGTAGCCGGCACTATGTACCGAGGCCAGTTCGAGGAGCGGCTCAAGAAAGTCATCGAGGAGGTCAAGAAGACCCAGACCATCCTGTTCATTGACGAGATGCACATGCTGGTGGGAGCGGGTGCCGCCAACAGCAGCGTGGATGCGGCCAACATCCTGAAGCCGGCTCTGGCCCGCGGCGAGGTCCAGTGCATCGGCGCCACTACCCTCAACGAGTATCGCAAGCACATCGAGAGCGACGCCGCCCTGGAGCGCCGCTTTCAGCCGGTGATGGTAGATGAACCTACTGTCGAGGAAACCATAGAGATACTGCGCGGCATCAAGGAACGTTACGAGGAGCACCACCGCCTGCGCATCAGAGACGAAAGCCTGGAGCACGCCGCTCGGCTGGCGGCTCGTTACATACACGACCGGTACCTCCCCGACAAAGCCATTGACGTCATAGACGAGGCAGCCTCCCGAGTGCGCATGTATCGCGGCCAGCAGCAGACCACCCTCCAGGACGCGATGCGGAACCTAAAGGCGCTCCAGCAGGAGAAGGAAGAGGCCTTCAGCGCCCAGCGGTTCGAGGAAGCGGCTCGGCTCCGGGCCCAGGAGCGGGAGCTCCGTGAGGAGATTGAGGAGCTCCGTATGGTGGAGCCGACGCACGAGAAGGGGCTGGAAGTAACGCCGGAGGATGTGGCCGAAGTGGTGGCCATGTGGACAGGTGTGCCTGTAGCCCGGATCGCGGACGAGGAAGGGGAACGCCTCCTGAAGATGGAGGACGCCCTGCACAAGAGGATCGTAGGACAGGAGGAGGCCATCTCAGCGGTGGCCAGAGCGGTCCGTCGGGCTCGGGCTGGGCTGAAGGACCCCAAGCGCCCGATTGGCTCCTTCCTGTTCCTGGGGCCCACCGGCGTCGGCAAGACGGAACTGGCCAAGACGCTGGCGGAGTTCCTTTTCGGGAGCGAGGATGCGCTGCTGCAGCTTGACATGTCTGAGTTCACCGAGCGCCACTCGGTGGCTCGGCTGGTAGGCGCTCCTCCAGGGTACGTGGGCTACGAGGACGCCGGCCAGCTCACTGAGGCGATCCGGCGGCGGCCGTACAGCGTGGTGTGCTTCGACGAGATCGAGAAGGCCCATCCCGAAGCGCTGAACATGCTCCTCCAGATCATGGAGGACGGACACCTATCTGACGCCAAGGGCCACCAGGTCAACTTCCAGAACACCGTTGTCATCATGACCTCGAACATTGGGGCCGACGTCATCAGCCGGCAGGCGCAGATCGGGTTCAGTCTGGCGAGGAGTCACAGCGAGGAGCAACAGGCCAGCGACTACAAGGACATGCGCAACAAGCTGTTGAATGAGCTGCGTCGCACGTTCCGGCCCGAGTTCATCAACCGCATAGACAGCGTCATCGTCTTCAAGCCCCTGAGTGAGGAGGAGATCGAGCGGATCGTGGAGCTTGAGGTGGCCAAGGTGAGCGAGAGGCTGCACCAGCAGCACATCCGGGTCACGGTTACTGACTCGGCTCGCCGCCATCTGTCGGAGCAGGGCTACGACCGCAACTTCGGCGCCCGGCCACTGCGGCGGGTGATACAGCAGACCATAGAGGATGAGCTGTCGGAAGCCTTCCTCAAGGGGGAAGTGCAGGAAGGCGACTGGGTGGAGTTCGACTACGCCGACGACGAGATGCGGTTCACCATCCGTGAGGAGGGCGAGGGCGGAGACCAGGCAGAGAAAGAGCTGCCGGCGGTTCTCAGCTAG
- the radA gene encoding DNA repair protein RadA, which yields MTKARVSYVCTNCGARAPGWLGRCPQCGEWNSLEQQMTAPAETGGEQPRRARGRAVPLNAVSAEEEHRLPVPMAELERVLGGGLVPGGVVLLAGEPGIGKSTLVLQLAMFLAQGEGQVLYASGEESVRQVGLRARRLGTASEGLLVLSDPSVETIVEEIEGAGYTLAIVDSIQAVRLEEKAGSAGSVVQVRDSAAALSRAAKEADTPLILIGHVTKSGAIAGPRVLEHMVDTVLHMEGDRYHAHRILRSVKNRFGSTNEVGVFEMTSEGLREVVDPSEVFLAERLLGASGSAVAVTMEGTRPMLVEVQALTSRSSPERVRRTGNGFDFRRLLLLTAVLTKRVGLPLGQQDVFVNVVGGLSLNEPAADLAVSMAIASAALDKPISADVALLGEVGLSGEVRSVGQIERRIQEASRLGFQTCLVPRSYGRKPRPVGRAELVPVRSLQEAMQVLGLR from the coding sequence GTGACGAAGGCTCGGGTTTCGTACGTCTGCACCAATTGCGGCGCCCGTGCTCCTGGGTGGCTGGGCCGATGTCCCCAATGTGGCGAGTGGAACAGTCTGGAGCAGCAGATGACGGCTCCTGCGGAGACTGGAGGCGAGCAGCCACGCAGGGCGCGGGGGCGGGCAGTGCCGCTGAATGCCGTCTCGGCGGAGGAGGAGCACCGGCTGCCGGTGCCCATGGCGGAGCTGGAGCGGGTGCTGGGCGGAGGACTGGTGCCCGGAGGGGTGGTGCTCCTGGCGGGAGAGCCGGGCATAGGGAAGTCCACGCTGGTGCTGCAACTGGCGATGTTCCTGGCCCAGGGAGAGGGGCAAGTGTTGTACGCCTCGGGGGAGGAGTCGGTCCGGCAGGTGGGGCTGCGGGCCCGGCGCCTGGGCACGGCCTCAGAGGGCCTGCTGGTGCTATCGGATCCTTCGGTGGAGACCATCGTAGAGGAGATCGAGGGAGCAGGGTACACCCTGGCAATAGTGGACTCGATCCAGGCCGTCAGGCTGGAGGAGAAAGCGGGTTCTGCCGGCAGCGTAGTCCAGGTGCGGGACAGTGCCGCCGCGCTGTCGCGGGCGGCCAAGGAGGCCGACACGCCCTTGATCCTCATCGGACACGTGACCAAGTCGGGAGCGATCGCCGGGCCCAGGGTGCTGGAGCACATGGTGGACACAGTGCTCCACATGGAGGGCGACCGATACCACGCCCACCGCATTCTGCGAAGCGTGAAGAACCGGTTCGGCAGCACCAACGAGGTGGGCGTGTTCGAAATGACCTCCGAGGGACTGCGGGAGGTGGTGGATCCGTCGGAGGTGTTCTTGGCCGAGCGGCTGCTGGGAGCCTCGGGCTCGGCGGTGGCAGTCACCATGGAGGGCACCAGGCCCATGCTGGTGGAAGTCCAGGCGTTGACGTCTCGGTCGAGCCCCGAGAGGGTGCGCCGCACGGGCAACGGCTTCGACTTCCGCCGTTTGCTTCTGCTCACCGCCGTGTTGACGAAACGAGTGGGGTTGCCCCTGGGGCAGCAGGACGTCTTCGTCAACGTGGTGGGAGGTCTCAGCCTGAACGAGCCGGCGGCGGACCTGGCCGTGTCCATGGCCATTGCCTCGGCGGCGCTGGACAAGCCGATCTCGGCCGATGTTGCCCTGCTGGGCGAGGTGGGGCTGTCGGGGGAGGTTCGATCGGTGGGGCAGATCGAGCGTCGCATCCAGGAAGCGTCGCGTCTAGGGTTCCAGACCTGTCTAGTGCCCCGCTCGTACGGGCGCAAGCCCCGCCCGGTGGGCAGGGCGGAGCTGGTACCGGTGCGCAGCTTGCAGGAGGCCATGCAGGTTCTGGGGCTGCGTTAG
- a CDS encoding peptide chain release factor 2 (programmed frameshift) has protein sequence MTAVELEDRVRDLRSEIDSLLVRLDVAGKRARIAELEEQSSDPEFWQDPSAAQAVMQELSELREEVEPWESLDRQASDLEELLALADDEEILQDLIREVDRLESRVEDMRLALMFGGQHDRSDAIVAIHAGAGGTESQDWVSMLLRMYLRWAENAGFKTEMLDVSEGEEAGLKSVTFQVSGRNAYGLLKAERGVHRLVRLSPFDAAHRRHTSFALVEVMPDIEREVEVQINPDDLRVDVFRSAGAGGQNVQKNATAIRITHLPTGLVVSCQNERSQAQNRETAMKVLRARLYDMEMRKQEEELARLKGEHVDAGWGNQIRSYVLHPYQMVKDHRTDEETGDAVGVLEGDLDRFIQAYLRASVGET, from the exons ATGACTGCAGTGGAGCTTGAGGACCGGGTGAGAGACCTGAGGTCAGAGATAGACAGCTTACTGGTGCGTCTT GACGTAGCTGGCAAGCGTGCCCGCATAGCGGAACTGGAGGAGCAATCGTCAGACCCCGAGTTCTGGCAGGACCCATCGGCGGCGCAGGCAGTCATGCAGGAGCTGTCCGAGTTGAGGGAAGAGGTGGAGCCGTGGGAGAGCCTTGACCGGCAGGCGTCCGACCTGGAGGAGTTGCTGGCACTGGCCGACGACGAGGAGATCCTGCAGGATCTGATTCGCGAGGTGGATAGACTAGAATCCCGGGTCGAAGATATGCGGCTGGCCCTGATGTTCGGGGGCCAGCATGACCGCTCCGATGCTATTGTGGCCATCCACGCCGGAGCGGGGGGCACCGAGTCGCAGGATTGGGTGTCCATGCTGCTGCGGATGTACCTGCGTTGGGCCGAGAACGCCGGCTTCAAGACCGAGATGTTGGACGTCTCCGAGGGGGAAGAGGCGGGGCTGAAGAGCGTCACTTTCCAGGTGTCGGGGCGGAACGCGTACGGCCTGCTGAAGGCTGAGCGGGGCGTCCACCGCCTGGTGCGGCTCTCACCGTTCGATGCCGCTCACCGGCGCCATACCTCCTTCGCGCTGGTGGAGGTGATGCCTGACATAGAGCGCGAGGTCGAGGTTCAGATCAACCCGGATGACCTGCGGGTGGATGTGTTCCGCTCGGCCGGGGCCGGCGGCCAGAACGTGCAGAAGAACGCCACCGCCATCCGGATCACCCACCTTCCCACCGGGCTGGTGGTCTCCTGCCAGAACGAGCGCAGCCAGGCGCAGAACCGGGAGACGGCCATGAAGGTACTGCGAGCACGCCTCTACGACATGGAGATGCGTAAGCAGGAGGAGGAACTGGCTCGGCTCAAGGGCGAGCACGTGGATGCGGGCTGGGGGAACCAGATCCGGTCGTATGTCCTGCACCCCTACCAGATGGTCAAGGATCACCGTACAGACGAGGAGACGGGCGACGCCGTCGGAGTGCTGGAGGGGGACCTGGACCGCTTTATCCAGGCGTACCTGCGAGCCAGCGTAGGCGAAACGTAG